The proteins below come from a single Halobacteriovorax sp. DA5 genomic window:
- a CDS encoding universal stress protein — MKKLVICSDLHEGSEKNIRSGFNFAKALGLKPSLYHIDTISPQIEKQFHASSALSRRIEDPIWKKRIEETSLEMVNATLGRLDIDKEDIDFENFEGSINEGIEHLKEDPEMEVLSVGASHHGDLHRFFLNTFAEKSLFNLNKDVLINKSGVDTFKKITYLIPYESIDEDDLAKVANLAKCNNAKVHMDCIVPINFVSYNLEVFPDGPFPREVLSNEMSELHKGAEDELQKAQALLKKQGVEASYTLKMILNAEPARRLEELLKEEKSDLVVLKPQHYIFEHLSLGSVTLDIMKRTDCNIYLLHV; from the coding sequence ATGAAAAAACTGGTTATCTGCTCAGACCTTCATGAAGGTTCTGAAAAAAATATTCGTTCAGGTTTTAATTTTGCTAAGGCCCTAGGATTAAAACCTTCTCTCTACCATATCGATACAATTTCTCCTCAGATAGAAAAACAATTTCACGCGTCTTCGGCCCTGTCGCGTCGAATTGAAGATCCTATTTGGAAAAAGAGAATTGAAGAAACATCTTTAGAGATGGTGAACGCAACCCTTGGACGTCTTGATATTGATAAAGAAGATATTGATTTTGAAAACTTCGAGGGATCAATAAATGAAGGAATTGAGCATTTGAAGGAAGACCCTGAAATGGAGGTCCTGTCTGTCGGTGCCAGTCATCACGGTGACCTACATCGATTCTTTCTCAATACATTTGCAGAAAAATCTCTTTTTAATTTGAATAAGGATGTTCTTATCAATAAATCTGGAGTCGATACATTTAAAAAAATAACTTATCTTATTCCTTATGAGTCAATCGATGAAGATGATTTGGCAAAAGTTGCAAATCTTGCAAAATGTAACAACGCTAAAGTTCATATGGATTGTATCGTTCCAATTAATTTTGTGAGCTATAATTTGGAAGTATTCCCTGATGGGCCTTTTCCTCGAGAAGTCCTTTCTAATGAGATGTCTGAGCTTCATAAGGGAGCCGAGGATGAGCTTCAAAAGGCACAGGCACTGTTAAAGAAACAAGGAGTAGAAGCGAGCTATACATTAAAGATGATTCTCAATGCTGAACCAGCACGTCGTCTTGAAGAGTTACTTAAAGAAGAAAAGTCAGATCTTGTAGTTTTAAAACCACAGCATTATATTTTTGAACACCTTTCTCTTGGTAGTGTTACTTTAGATATAATGAAAAGAACTGATTGCAATATTTATCTTCTACATGTTTAG
- a CDS encoding response regulator has translation MAINILFVDDEEALLELIEMIYEEDVLAGKLSTQFALSGKEALTKLASDKGIDITVLVTDINMPDMNGIELVKEVKKKYPHIIIYMMSAYGDQKTLEEVSKLDIKHYFNKPVDFSELKSTIEQDLS, from the coding sequence ATGGCGATTAATATACTCTTTGTTGATGATGAAGAAGCTCTACTTGAACTTATCGAAATGATATATGAAGAAGATGTTCTAGCAGGAAAGCTAAGTACACAATTTGCATTATCAGGAAAGGAAGCTCTTACAAAACTAGCTAGTGATAAAGGTATAGACATAACTGTACTCGTCACAGATATAAATATGCCTGATATGAATGGCATAGAACTCGTAAAAGAAGTTAAAAAGAAATATCCACATATCATCATCTATATGATGTCTGCTTATGGTGATCAAAAAACACTAGAAGAAGTGAGTAAACTTGATATTAAGCACTACTTTAATAAGCCTGTGGACTTTAGTGAACTCAAATCAACTATTGAACAAGATTTAAGCTAA